A single Acidobacteriota bacterium DNA region contains:
- a CDS encoding VOC family protein has translation MRIHLTGVFVDDQRKALRFYTETLGFQVKHDIPLGEHAWITVVSPEAPDGTELLLEPAAHPAVGPYRAALVEDGIPGASFAVDDVEAEYERLVARGVRFVQPPTDLGTVVTAVFDDTCGNLIQIQEEKGQP, from the coding sequence ATGAGAATCCACCTGACCGGCGTCTTCGTGGACGACCAGCGGAAGGCACTTCGCTTCTACACCGAAACGCTCGGCTTCCAGGTGAAGCACGACATCCCTTTGGGAGAGCACGCCTGGATCACCGTCGTATCCCCGGAAGCCCCGGACGGGACGGAGTTGCTGCTTGAGCCCGCTGCACACCCCGCCGTCGGTCCATACAGGGCGGCGTTGGTGGAGGACGGGATCCCCGGTGCCAGCTTCGCGGTCGACGATGTCGAAGCTGAGTACGAGCGTCTCGTGGCAAGAGGTGTGCGGTTCGTTCAGCCGCCAACGGACCTCGGGACCGTTGTTACCGCAGTCTTCGACGATACCTGCGGCAACCTGATCCA
- a CDS encoding helix-turn-helix domain-containing protein, with amino-acid sequence MDIYRAIADPTRRAILDELVDRSGQSLFELCGRLIMKHGINSSRQAISQHLGVLEAVGLIRTRREGRSKLHWFEGAPLKAIRERWPVSTDEDTSHSTDEGIEE; translated from the coding sequence GTGGACATCTACCGCGCGATCGCTGACCCAACCAGGCGAGCCATCCTGGATGAACTCGTCGATCGGTCGGGTCAGTCGCTCTTCGAACTCTGCGGGCGCCTGATCATGAAACACGGCATCAACTCCTCGCGGCAGGCGATCTCGCAACACCTGGGCGTCCTGGAAGCCGTCGGGCTGATCCGCACGAGGCGCGAGGGGAGGTCAAAGCTCCACTGGTTTGAGGGCGCCCCGCTGAAGGCAATCCGGGAGCGGTGGCCGGTCTCGACGGACGAGGACACTTCACACTCAACCGATGAGGGCATCGAGGAATGA